One Aquarana catesbeiana isolate 2022-GZ linkage group LG06, ASM4218655v1, whole genome shotgun sequence genomic region harbors:
- the LOC141147414 gene encoding taste receptor type 2 member 40-like encodes MLSPYSISILVCSVLGLGLAIPSNTCIVMGNLDIIRKKGKLSPTDVIFLSKGIVNILLQCVLSLQAMLYVLCLQVCYVTVVHGFLYTSYYFLVYYNFWLTFWLSAHYCTSITNLSYGFFIWLKRIVSNFLSQLLFLTALGMFIVSVPWFWTANAESIPSSENSTETSGIELYAFFSYSVTAHTLGVTLPFCLSLLCLVLTFSFLLRHVWRVKNNDSGSTCPNLQVHVTALRTICFLLHIFTFFCVSQMDIFLKNSPLYSVFWNLQLLSPSVEAAVIFQASNKLRRTILRRFWTRS; translated from the coding sequence ATGTTGTCTCCGTACTCTATATCTATTTTAGTCTGTTCAGTCTTGGGACTCGGCTTGGCAATCCCTTCTAACACTTGTATTGTGATGGGTAACCTGGACATCATCAGAAAGAAAGGGAAGTTGAGTCCCACCGATGTGATCTTTCTGTCTAAGGGGATTGTGAATATTCTCCTCCAGTGTGTGCTGAGTCTACAGGCAATGCTCTATGTCTTGTGTCTGCAAGTCTGTTATGTGACAGTAGTACATGGATTTCTGTACACATCATACTACTTCTTAGTCTATTACAACTTCTGGTTGACCTTCTGGCTCTCGGCTCATTACTGTACCAGCATCACCAATCTCAGCTATGGGTTCTTCATCTGGTTAAAGAGAATTGTGTCCAATTTCCTGAGTCAACTTCTATTCCTGACAGCACTTGGGATGTTCATTGTGAGTGTCCCGTGGTTCTGGACTGCCAATGCAGAAAGTATCCCCTCCTCTGAGAACAGTACAGAAACCTCTGGTATAGAGTTATatgcttttttttcctattctgtgacTGCACACACCCTAGGAGTCACTCTTCCATTCTGCCTTAGTCTTCTGTGCCTGGTCCTCACTTTCTCCTTTCTGCTCAGACACGTCTGGAGGGTGAAGAATAACGACTCTGGATCAACATGTCCAAATCTTCAGGTTCATGTCACTGCACTGAGGACAATCTGCTTCTTACTTCACATCTTCACATTCTTCTGCGTGTCTCAGATGGACATTTTTCTTAAAAATTCCCCACTGTATTCAGTCTTTTGGAATTTGCAGTTATTATCTCCATCGGTGGAGGCCGCCGTCATCTTCCAGGCCAGCAACAAGCTGAGAAGGACCATTCTGAGAAGATTCTGGACCAGAAGCTGA